In Rathayibacter sp. VKM Ac-2762, one DNA window encodes the following:
- a CDS encoding 50S ribosomal protein L25/general stress protein Ctc, whose translation MAELTNKVVVEVRTSFGKGAARKIRAQDKIPAVLYGHGTEPQHLTLPGHQVLLLTRKANAILELDIEGAAQTTLVKDIQRDPVRQIIEHIDLVVINKGEKVEVDIPVHVEGDAAPGTLVSIESNTLSLEVDATRIPQNIVVSVEGLEAGTQITAADVTLPEGATLVTDAEILIVNVTAEVEQDLGEDDETPASGDVVAETAE comes from the coding sequence ATGGCTGAACTGACCAACAAGGTCGTCGTCGAGGTCCGCACCTCGTTCGGCAAGGGCGCCGCCCGCAAGATCCGCGCGCAGGACAAGATCCCCGCGGTCCTCTACGGCCACGGCACCGAGCCCCAGCACCTCACCCTCCCGGGCCACCAGGTGCTCCTGCTCACCCGCAAGGCGAACGCGATCCTCGAGCTCGACATCGAGGGCGCCGCGCAGACCACCCTGGTGAAGGACATCCAGCGCGACCCGGTGCGCCAGATCATCGAGCACATCGACCTCGTCGTCATCAACAAGGGCGAGAAGGTCGAGGTGGACATCCCCGTGCACGTCGAGGGCGACGCCGCTCCCGGCACCCTCGTCTCGATCGAGTCGAACACCCTCTCGCTCGAGGTCGACGCCACGCGCATCCCGCAGAACATCGTCGTCTCCGTCGAGGGCCTCGAGGCCGGCACGCAGATCACCGCTGCCGACGTCACGCTCCCCGAGGGCGCCACGCTGGTCACCGACGCCGAGATCCTCATCGTCAACGTCACCGCCGAGGTCGAGCAGGACCTGGGCGAGGACGACGAGACCCCGGCCTCGGGCGACGTCGTCGCCGAGACCGCGGAGTAG
- a CDS encoding glutathione S-transferase C-terminal domain-containing protein, which translates to MTSDDFGSYVEKNGFHRDTNYIPTRITADGRDGYPVEAGRYRLVVSRACPWANRAVIVRRLLGLEDVLSMGICGPTHDKRSWTFDLDPGGVDPVLGIPRLQDAFFARFPDYPRGITVPALVDIPSGQVVTNDYPVMTLDFSTEWTAFHRDGAPDLYPEEHREEIDEIAELVFHDVNNGVYKCGFAGSQRSYDRAYDRLWARLDWLEERLSTRRYLVGDTITEADVRLFTTLARFDAVYYSHFKANRNLLSAMPALWGYARDLFATPGFGDTIDFTHIKSHYYEVQRDINPTGVVPKGPDLSGWLVPSRREELGGRPFGDGTPPPPPIPSERVPLGHGA; encoded by the coding sequence ATGACGAGCGACGACTTCGGCTCCTACGTCGAGAAGAACGGCTTCCACCGCGACACGAACTACATCCCGACGCGGATCACCGCCGACGGCCGCGACGGGTACCCGGTGGAGGCCGGGCGCTACCGCCTCGTCGTCTCCCGCGCCTGCCCGTGGGCGAACCGCGCCGTGATCGTGCGGCGCCTGCTCGGGCTCGAGGACGTCCTCTCGATGGGCATCTGCGGGCCCACCCACGACAAGCGCAGCTGGACCTTCGACCTCGATCCGGGCGGGGTCGACCCGGTGCTGGGCATCCCCCGCCTCCAGGACGCGTTCTTCGCCCGCTTCCCCGACTACCCGCGCGGGATCACCGTCCCGGCCCTCGTGGACATCCCGAGCGGCCAGGTCGTCACCAACGACTACCCGGTGATGACGCTCGACTTCTCCACCGAGTGGACCGCGTTCCACCGCGACGGCGCCCCCGACCTCTACCCCGAGGAGCACCGCGAGGAGATCGACGAGATCGCCGAGCTGGTCTTCCACGACGTGAACAACGGCGTCTACAAGTGCGGCTTCGCCGGCTCGCAGCGCTCCTACGACCGGGCCTACGACCGCCTCTGGGCGCGGCTGGACTGGCTGGAGGAGCGGCTGAGCACCCGCCGCTACCTGGTCGGCGACACCATCACCGAGGCGGACGTGCGGCTCTTCACGACGCTCGCCCGCTTCGACGCCGTCTACTACAGCCACTTCAAGGCCAACCGGAACCTGCTGTCGGCGATGCCCGCGCTCTGGGGCTACGCGCGCGACCTGTTCGCCACTCCGGGGTTCGGCGACACGATCGACTTCACCCACATCAAGTCGCACTACTACGAGGTGCAGCGGGACATCAATCCGACCGGCGTCGTCCCCAAGGGCCCGGACCTCTCCGGCTGGCTCGTCCCCTCGCGCCGCGAGGAGCTCGGCGGCCGCCCGTTCGGCGACGGCACTCCCCCGCCGCCGCCGATCCCGTCGGAGCGCGTCCCCCTCGGCCACGGCGCCTGA
- the pth gene encoding aminoacyl-tRNA hydrolase, producing the protein MGDTWLVVGLGNPGAQYARNRHNVGQMVLDELATRIGGSFRRHNRANAVVAEGFLRPGGPKLVLGKPNSFMNLSGGPTAQLLDFYSVDPAHLIVVHDELDIPFDTLRLKQGGGHGGHNGIRDILAATGGAEFLRVRVGIGRPPGRQQAADFVLKDFAGPEREALPILVSDAADAVELIADSGLSAAQLKFHTSA; encoded by the coding sequence ATGGGTGACACCTGGCTGGTCGTCGGACTGGGCAACCCGGGCGCGCAGTACGCGCGCAACCGGCACAACGTCGGTCAGATGGTGCTCGACGAGCTCGCGACGCGGATCGGCGGCTCGTTCCGCCGGCACAACCGCGCCAACGCCGTGGTCGCCGAGGGCTTCCTCCGCCCGGGCGGGCCGAAGCTCGTGCTGGGCAAGCCCAACAGCTTCATGAACCTCTCCGGCGGGCCGACGGCGCAGCTGCTCGACTTCTACTCGGTCGACCCGGCGCACCTGATCGTCGTGCACGACGAGCTCGACATCCCCTTCGACACCCTGCGCCTCAAGCAGGGCGGCGGTCACGGAGGGCACAACGGCATCCGCGACATCCTCGCGGCGACCGGAGGAGCCGAGTTCCTGCGCGTGCGGGTCGGCATCGGCCGCCCGCCGGGCCGCCAGCAGGCCGCCGACTTCGTGCTGAAGGACTTCGCCGGCCCGGAGCGCGAGGCGCTCCCGATCCTGGTCTCGGACGCCGCCGACGCCGTCGAGCTCATCGCCGACTCCGGCCTCTCCGCCGCCCAGCTGAAGTTCCACACCAGCGCCTGA
- the gndA gene encoding NADP-dependent phosphogluconate dehydrogenase — MSDKPTATANIGVVGLAVMGSNLARNLASREGNTVAVFNRSYGRTETLITEHPEAGFVASETIEDFAASLATPRTAIIMVQAGRGTDAVIEQLTKVFEPGDIIVDGGNALFTDTIRREKAVRETGIHFVGTGISGGEEGALKGPSIMPGGSVESYRTLGPILSSIAAVAEGEPCVTHIGTDGAGHFVKMIHNGIEYADMQLIAEAYDLLRTVGGHEPAAIAEVFDAWNKGDLESYLIEITAEVLRQVDADTGNPFIDVVLDQAGSKGTGVWTVQNALDLGVPVGGIAEAVFARAVSSHPEQREAVQARVTSRPTPVEKYEGFEDDVRAALYASKVVAYSQGFDAIIAGAEKYGWEIDKGAVAKIWRAGCIIRAQFLNRIVDAYDENAGITTLLEDPYFAEAVANGEAAWRRIVSTAALSGVPIPGFGAALSYYDSLASKRLPAALVQGQRDFFGAHTYKRVDKEGTFHTLWSGDRTEVEQDPSTH, encoded by the coding sequence GTGTCTGACAAGCCCACCGCCACAGCCAACATCGGAGTCGTCGGTCTGGCGGTGATGGGCTCGAACCTCGCCCGCAACCTCGCCAGCCGCGAGGGCAACACGGTCGCGGTGTTCAACCGCTCCTACGGCCGCACCGAGACCCTCATCACGGAGCACCCGGAGGCGGGCTTCGTCGCCTCCGAGACCATCGAGGACTTCGCCGCCTCGCTCGCCACCCCGCGCACCGCGATCATCATGGTCCAGGCCGGCCGCGGCACCGACGCGGTGATCGAGCAGCTGACGAAGGTCTTCGAGCCCGGCGACATCATCGTCGACGGCGGCAACGCGCTCTTCACCGACACCATCCGCCGCGAGAAGGCCGTCCGCGAGACCGGCATCCACTTCGTCGGCACCGGCATCTCCGGCGGCGAGGAGGGCGCGCTCAAGGGCCCGTCGATCATGCCCGGCGGCTCGGTCGAGTCCTACAGGACCCTCGGCCCGATCCTCTCGTCGATCGCCGCGGTCGCCGAGGGCGAGCCCTGCGTCACCCACATCGGCACCGACGGCGCCGGCCACTTCGTCAAGATGATCCACAACGGCATCGAGTACGCCGACATGCAGCTCATCGCCGAGGCGTACGACCTGCTCCGCACCGTCGGCGGACACGAGCCCGCCGCCATCGCCGAGGTCTTCGACGCCTGGAACAAGGGCGACCTCGAGTCGTACCTCATCGAGATCACCGCCGAGGTGCTCCGCCAGGTCGACGCCGACACCGGCAACCCCTTCATCGACGTCGTCCTCGACCAGGCAGGCTCGAAGGGCACCGGCGTCTGGACCGTGCAGAACGCGCTCGACCTCGGCGTCCCCGTCGGCGGCATCGCCGAGGCCGTCTTCGCCCGCGCCGTGTCCTCCCACCCCGAGCAGCGCGAAGCCGTGCAGGCCCGCGTCACCTCGCGCCCGACCCCGGTCGAGAAGTACGAGGGCTTCGAGGACGACGTGCGCGCCGCGCTCTACGCCTCCAAGGTCGTCGCCTACTCGCAGGGCTTCGACGCGATCATCGCCGGGGCCGAGAAGTACGGCTGGGAGATCGACAAGGGAGCGGTCGCCAAGATCTGGCGCGCGGGCTGCATCATCCGCGCCCAGTTCCTCAACCGCATCGTCGACGCCTACGACGAGAACGCCGGCATCACGACCCTCCTCGAGGACCCGTACTTCGCCGAGGCCGTCGCGAACGGCGAGGCCGCCTGGCGCCGCATCGTCTCGACCGCCGCGCTCTCTGGCGTGCCGATCCCCGGCTTCGGCGCCGCGCTGTCGTACTACGACTCGCTCGCCTCCAAGCGCCTCCCGGCCGCTCTCGTGCAGGGCCAGCGCGACTTCTTCGGAGCGCACACCTACAAGCGCGTCGACAAGGAGGGCACCTTCCACACGCTGTGGTCGGGCGACCGCACCGAGGTCGAGCAGGACCCCTCCACGCACTGA
- the mfd gene encoding transcription-repair coupling factor, producing MPLNEIISALSRASTFDDALAYAVRDADFSVADGLRVPLLAGLIERRAEAGRPQAALVVTATGRDSENVRASLGCMLPDADVVEFPAWETLPHERLSPSAEIVGRRLDALRRMKQWSGERPLVVVASVRAALQPVADNLADIEPIRLVKGARGYDLGRISSELVDLAYARVDMVTRRGEFAVRGGILDVFPAVAEHPSRVDFFGDEVDSIRGFSVADQRSLPGEADSVVLPPSRELLLVPAVRQRAREMLHEFPSLSAMLAKIAEGIPVEGMESLAPALLERLVPISHYLPEGAAVAVLAPERVATRAISLAETNREFLQAAWSAATAGAEAPIDLASGEFISLGALRDSVKLSAPGADAPDHPWWTMSTFRQGPAAGEAEVLPEELGIDEILAVRVEGEPVPGFGASVEGALAHVRARLADGWTVVLTAPGTGTVERTDQVLAEHEVAARIVADLPAGLETGLAYVVQASVDHGFEVEEAKLALLTDTEFYGRTVGYDSRAVKKLASRRKNVVDPLQLTPGDFVVHATHGIGRFVELSQREVSSGGRNAIKTRREYLVLEYAPSKRGFPGDKLLVPTDQLDLLSRYVGGEAPALSKMGGSDWAQAKSKARRAVRDIAVELVKLYSARMASRGHAFPPDTPWQRELEEAFPFAETPDQLTVIDEVKADMERPIPMDRLLSGDVGFGKTEVAVRAAFKAIQDGKQVAMLVPTTLLVRQHLETFQERFAGFPVHLRALSRFQSAKESKETIEGLADGTVDMVIATHRLLSDNIVFKDLGLLVIDEEQRFGVEHKDKLKALKKNVDILSMSATPIPRTLEMAVTGIREMSTLATPPEERHPILTFVGPYSEKQVSAAIRRELLREGQVFFVHNRVSTINRVASQLAELVPEARIAVAHGKLSESQLERIIVDFWERKFDVLVSTTIVETGLDIPNANTLIVDRADKYGLSQLHQLRGRVGRGRERAYAYLLYDETKPLSETAHDRLQTLAANSDLGGGMQIALKDLEIRGAGNLLGGEQSGHIQGVGFDLYLRMIGEAVDTFRGEVAEGQTELRLELPVDARIPEEYVDSERLRLEAYQKLSAASSPTAKEGSIDLVVEELTDRYGELPEAVENLILVSRLRMRAQKAGLSDVVAMGSNVRVAPAHLPDSIQVRLRRMYPTAKYLQQADAVVVPMPVLDGVPLGDRALIQWVASLLDALFPEPVTV from the coding sequence GTGCCCCTCAACGAGATCATCTCGGCGCTGTCGCGCGCCTCCACGTTCGACGATGCTCTCGCGTACGCGGTGCGGGACGCCGACTTCTCGGTGGCCGACGGCCTCCGGGTCCCCCTGCTCGCGGGCCTGATCGAGAGGCGCGCGGAGGCGGGACGCCCGCAGGCGGCGCTGGTGGTCACGGCCACGGGCCGCGACTCCGAGAACGTGCGCGCCTCCCTCGGCTGCATGCTGCCGGACGCGGACGTCGTCGAGTTCCCCGCGTGGGAGACGCTGCCGCACGAGCGCCTCAGCCCGAGCGCCGAGATCGTGGGGCGGCGCCTGGACGCGCTGCGGCGGATGAAGCAGTGGTCCGGCGAGCGGCCCCTCGTGGTGGTCGCCTCCGTGCGCGCGGCGCTGCAGCCGGTCGCCGACAACCTCGCCGACATCGAGCCGATCCGACTCGTGAAGGGCGCCCGCGGCTACGACCTCGGCCGCATCTCCTCCGAGCTGGTCGACCTGGCCTACGCCCGGGTCGACATGGTCACGCGCCGCGGCGAGTTCGCCGTGCGCGGCGGCATCCTCGACGTCTTCCCCGCGGTGGCCGAGCATCCGAGCCGAGTGGACTTCTTCGGCGACGAGGTCGACTCCATCCGCGGCTTCTCCGTGGCCGATCAGCGCTCGCTCCCGGGCGAGGCCGACTCGGTGGTCCTCCCGCCGAGCCGCGAGCTGCTGCTGGTGCCCGCGGTGAGGCAGCGGGCCCGCGAGATGCTGCACGAGTTCCCGAGCCTGTCGGCGATGCTCGCGAAGATCGCCGAGGGCATACCGGTCGAGGGGATGGAGTCGCTCGCCCCCGCGCTGCTCGAGCGGCTGGTCCCGATCTCGCACTACCTCCCCGAGGGGGCGGCCGTCGCTGTCCTCGCCCCCGAGCGCGTGGCGACGCGGGCGATCAGCCTCGCCGAGACGAACCGCGAGTTCCTGCAGGCGGCCTGGAGCGCGGCGACCGCCGGCGCCGAGGCCCCCATCGACCTCGCCTCGGGCGAGTTCATCTCGCTCGGCGCGCTCCGCGACTCCGTGAAGCTCAGCGCCCCGGGCGCCGACGCTCCCGACCACCCGTGGTGGACGATGAGCACGTTCCGCCAGGGCCCCGCCGCGGGCGAGGCCGAGGTGCTACCGGAGGAGCTCGGGATCGACGAGATCCTCGCCGTCCGCGTCGAGGGCGAGCCGGTCCCCGGATTCGGAGCGAGCGTCGAGGGCGCCCTCGCCCATGTCCGCGCACGCCTGGCCGACGGCTGGACCGTGGTCCTCACCGCGCCCGGCACCGGCACGGTCGAGCGCACCGACCAGGTCCTCGCCGAGCACGAGGTCGCCGCCCGCATCGTCGCCGACCTCCCCGCCGGGCTCGAGACGGGCCTGGCCTACGTGGTGCAGGCCTCCGTCGATCACGGCTTCGAGGTGGAGGAGGCGAAGCTCGCCCTGCTCACCGACACGGAGTTCTACGGCCGCACCGTCGGCTACGACTCCCGAGCGGTGAAGAAGCTCGCCTCGCGCCGCAAGAACGTCGTCGACCCGCTGCAGCTCACGCCCGGCGACTTCGTGGTGCACGCCACCCACGGCATCGGCCGGTTCGTGGAGCTCTCTCAGCGCGAGGTCTCCAGCGGGGGCCGCAACGCGATCAAGACCCGCCGCGAGTACCTGGTGCTCGAGTACGCCCCCAGCAAGCGCGGCTTCCCGGGCGACAAGCTGCTCGTCCCCACGGACCAGCTCGACCTGCTCTCCCGCTACGTCGGCGGCGAGGCTCCGGCGCTGAGCAAGATGGGCGGGAGCGACTGGGCGCAGGCCAAGAGCAAGGCCCGCCGCGCGGTCCGCGACATCGCGGTCGAGCTCGTGAAGCTCTACTCCGCCCGGATGGCCTCCCGCGGGCACGCGTTCCCGCCGGACACCCCCTGGCAGCGCGAGCTGGAGGAGGCGTTCCCGTTCGCCGAGACCCCCGACCAGCTCACCGTCATCGACGAGGTCAAGGCCGACATGGAGCGGCCGATCCCGATGGACCGCCTGCTCTCGGGCGACGTCGGCTTCGGCAAGACCGAGGTCGCCGTGCGCGCCGCGTTCAAGGCGATCCAGGACGGGAAGCAGGTCGCGATGCTCGTGCCGACCACGCTGCTCGTCCGCCAGCACCTCGAGACGTTCCAGGAGCGCTTCGCCGGCTTCCCCGTCCACCTGCGGGCGCTCAGCCGGTTCCAGAGCGCGAAGGAGTCGAAGGAGACGATCGAGGGCCTGGCCGACGGCACCGTCGACATGGTCATCGCGACCCACCGGCTCCTCAGCGACAACATCGTCTTCAAGGACCTCGGCCTGCTCGTGATCGACGAGGAGCAGCGCTTCGGCGTCGAGCACAAGGACAAGCTCAAGGCGCTGAAGAAGAACGTCGACATCCTCTCGATGAGCGCCACGCCCATCCCGCGGACGCTCGAGATGGCGGTGACCGGCATCCGCGAGATGTCGACCCTCGCGACCCCGCCGGAGGAGCGCCACCCGATCCTCACCTTCGTCGGCCCCTACTCCGAGAAGCAGGTGTCGGCCGCGATCCGCCGGGAGCTCCTGCGCGAGGGCCAGGTGTTCTTCGTGCACAACCGCGTCTCGACGATCAACCGCGTCGCCTCGCAGCTCGCCGAGCTGGTGCCCGAGGCGCGGATCGCGGTCGCGCACGGCAAGCTCAGCGAGTCGCAGCTCGAGCGGATCATCGTCGACTTCTGGGAGCGCAAGTTCGACGTCCTGGTGTCGACGACGATCGTCGAGACCGGCCTCGACATCCCGAACGCGAACACGCTGATCGTCGACCGCGCCGACAAGTACGGTCTCTCGCAGCTGCACCAGCTGCGCGGGCGGGTCGGCCGCGGCCGCGAGCGCGCCTACGCCTACCTCCTCTACGACGAGACGAAGCCGCTGAGCGAGACCGCGCACGACCGGCTGCAGACCCTGGCCGCCAACTCGGACCTCGGCGGCGGCATGCAGATCGCGCTGAAGGACCTCGAGATCCGCGGTGCGGGCAACCTCCTCGGCGGCGAGCAGTCCGGGCACATCCAGGGCGTGGGATTCGACCTCTACCTGCGGATGATCGGCGAGGCCGTCGACACCTTCCGCGGCGAGGTCGCCGAGGGGCAGACCGAGCTGCGGCTCGAGCTGCCCGTCGACGCGCGCATCCCGGAGGAGTACGTCGACAGCGAGCGGCTGCGCCTGGAGGCGTACCAGAAGCTGTCGGCCGCGTCGTCGCCGACGGCGAAGGAGGGGAGCATCGACCTCGTGGTCGAGGAGCTGACCGACCGCTACGGCGAGCTGCCCGAGGCGGTCGAGAACCTCATCCTGGTGTCGAGGCTGCGCATGCGCGCGCAGAAGGCGGGCCTCAGCGACGTGGTCGCGATGGGCTCGAACGTCCGCGTGGCTCCCGCTCACCTGCCCGACTCGATCCAGGTGCGCCTGCGCCGGATGTACCCGACCGCGAAGTACCTGCAGCAGGCCGACGCGGTCGTCGTGCCGATGCCCGTGCTCGACGGCGTCCCGCTCGGCGACCGGGCGCTGATCCAGTGGGTGGCGTCGCTTCTGGACGCGCTGTTCCCGGAGCCGGTCACCGTCTGA